Proteins encoded in a region of the Melospiza georgiana isolate bMelGeo1 chromosome 2, bMelGeo1.pri, whole genome shotgun sequence genome:
- the LOC131080126 gene encoding T-cell receptor-associated transmembrane adapter 1: protein MLDHDCTFVTGMDCHFSVWGVLAFLSLSLLVSVTLNIVHCMKKKQAKMYKDYEENDPSYDGYHTEDYPVYGNLNQDILEECCYEQMKSQPQRPVNQLQVESASQMCYASLDHSVKGKCRKPRRKKDPSLEEDEGERSSNPMVASKVSIYLNSEQLAAENTEKEEAIHDDPIRLMGLIHNTKGEN from the exons aTGTTAGATCATGACTGTACTTTTG ttacAGGAATGGACTGCCATTTTTCTGTCTGGGGAGTTTTGGCCTTTCTGAGTTTGTCTCTGCTTGTTTCAGTGACACTGAATATTGTACACTGTATGAAAAAGAAGCAAG ctAAAATGTATAAAGACTATGAAGAGAATGATCCAAG TTATGATGGCTATCACACAGAAGATTACCCAGTTTATGGCAATCTCAATCAAGATATTTTAG AAGAATGTTGTTACGAGCAGATGAAGTCCCAGCCTCAAAGACCAGTTAACCAGCTACAG GTGGAGTCAGCCAGTCAGATGTGTTATGCCTCACTTGATCACAGTGTcaagggaaaatgcagaaaaccaaggagaaagaaagatcCTTCATTAGAGGAAGATGAAGGAGAAAGATCATCTAACCCCATGGTGGCTTCCAAAGTTAGCATTTACCTCAACAGTGAGCAGCTGGCTGCCGAAAACACGGAGAAAGAAGAAGCCATTCACGATGATCCCATCAGATTAATGGGCTTGATTCATAATACAAAAGGGGAGAACTGA